From one Microlunatus sp. Gsoil 973 genomic stretch:
- the narH gene encoding nitrate reductase subunit beta produces the protein MRVMAQVAMIMNLDKCIGCHTCSVTCKQTWTNRAGMEYVWFNNVETRPGQGYPRRYEDQERWRGGWHLTSRGKLRLRTGSRLRRLATIFASPVQPNISDYYEPWTYDYNMLTESPLGDDAPVARPKSLLTGHDTKIKWSANWDDDLGGSQQYGSADPLVQKVRERSEEKIRFEFERTFMFYLPRICEHCLNPSCMASCPSGAIYKRSEDGIVLVDQQRCRGWRQCITGCPYKKMYFNHKSGKAEKCTLCYPRVEVGLPTVCAETCVGRLRYLGIFLYDADAVTAAASVPDEKDLYQAQLDLMLDPNDPAVIAEARKQDIPDSWLDAARRSPVYQLAKVYKIALPLHPEYRTMPMVWYVPPLSPVVDLLSEQGHDAEDAGVLFGAIESLRVPVEYLAELFTAGDTNVVLGVLHRLAAMRSYMRDVTLGRPTDPGIPEAVGMTEQQVQAMYRLLALAKYSERYVIPPAHLEEAHNLEEIGCSLEFEDGPGMYGAGPMGEASGQPVPVAVETFHSLRQRQSSDSATDASELRGRVNLLNWDGNGRPPGLFPETPPGDSTLGQIDASDQSNQSDQPSRPDHAAGS, from the coding sequence ATGAGGGTGATGGCCCAGGTCGCGATGATCATGAATCTCGACAAGTGCATCGGATGCCATACCTGTTCGGTGACCTGTAAACAGACGTGGACCAACCGGGCCGGCATGGAATACGTGTGGTTCAACAACGTCGAGACCCGACCGGGCCAGGGCTACCCACGCCGGTATGAGGATCAGGAGCGGTGGCGCGGCGGCTGGCATCTCACCAGCCGCGGGAAGCTGCGGCTGCGTACCGGCAGCCGCTTGCGCCGGCTGGCGACGATCTTCGCCAGTCCGGTCCAGCCCAACATCTCCGACTACTACGAGCCGTGGACCTACGACTACAACATGCTGACCGAGTCACCGCTCGGTGACGACGCACCGGTCGCCCGCCCGAAGTCGCTGCTCACCGGTCACGACACCAAGATCAAGTGGTCGGCGAACTGGGACGATGATCTTGGCGGCTCGCAGCAGTACGGTTCGGCCGATCCGCTGGTGCAGAAGGTCCGGGAGCGTTCGGAGGAGAAGATCCGCTTCGAGTTCGAACGGACCTTCATGTTCTATCTGCCGCGGATCTGCGAACACTGCCTCAATCCCAGCTGTATGGCGTCCTGCCCGTCCGGTGCGATCTACAAGCGCTCCGAGGACGGCATCGTACTCGTTGATCAACAACGCTGCCGCGGGTGGCGGCAGTGCATCACCGGCTGCCCGTACAAGAAGATGTACTTCAACCACAAGTCGGGAAAGGCGGAGAAGTGCACGCTCTGCTACCCGCGGGTGGAGGTCGGTCTGCCGACCGTGTGCGCGGAGACCTGCGTCGGCCGGCTGCGGTATCTGGGGATCTTCCTCTACGACGCGGATGCGGTGACCGCGGCCGCATCGGTGCCCGATGAGAAGGACCTCTACCAGGCGCAACTGGACCTGATGTTGGACCCGAACGATCCGGCGGTGATCGCCGAAGCTCGCAAGCAGGACATTCCCGACTCCTGGTTGGATGCTGCGCGACGTTCGCCGGTCTATCAGCTGGCCAAGGTCTACAAGATCGCTCTGCCGCTGCATCCGGAGTACCGCACCATGCCGATGGTCTGGTACGTGCCGCCGCTGTCGCCGGTGGTGGACCTGCTGTCGGAGCAGGGTCACGACGCCGAGGACGCCGGCGTGCTGTTCGGCGCGATCGAGTCGCTGCGTGTCCCGGTCGAATATCTGGCCGAACTCTTCACCGCCGGCGACACCAACGTGGTGCTCGGCGTACTGCATCGGTTGGCTGCGATGCGTTCCTACATGCGTGACGTGACGCTCGGGCGGCCGACGGATCCGGGGATCCCGGAGGCGGTCGGGATGACCGAACAGCAGGTGCAGGCGATGTACCGCCTGCTGGCGCTGGCCAAGTACTCCGAGCGCTATGTGATTCCGCCGGCCCACCTGGAGGAGGCACACAATCTGGAGGAGATCGGCTGCTCGCTGGAGTTCGAGGACGGGCCGGGCATGTACGGCGCCGGTCCGATGGGCGAGGCCAGCGGCCAACCGGTGCCGGTAGCCGTGGAAACCTTCCACAGCCTGCGACAACGGCAGAGTTCCGACAGCGCCACCGATGCATCCGAGCTTCGCGGCCGGGTCAATCTGCTGAACTGGGACGGCAACGGCCGGCCACCCGGTCTGTTCCCCGAGACCCCTCCCGGAGATTCCACCCTCGGTCAGATCGACGCATCCGATCAGTCCAACCAGTCCGACCAGCCGAGTCGACCCGACCACGCAGCAGGATCATGA
- the narJ gene encoding nitrate reductase molybdenum cofactor assembly chaperone, whose translation MTLKRRRAAVPAADRLIRQVASFCLCYPDDLVSARLPELVAIMESQPTGRGRDALLDFLHAWTAIDPDERRRRYVDLFDLDRGHALYLSYWTDGDTRRRGQALARFKAQYRSSGFLLADDQELPDFLPIVLEYAAVVDPQQGSQLLQDYRASLEMLRFALIDSGSPFALVVAAVCTTLPGESPRSRAEVQQLAPPTPPVETVGLESVGPVSVELEAYS comes from the coding sequence ATGACGCTCAAACGCAGGCGTGCCGCCGTACCCGCTGCCGACCGGCTGATCAGGCAGGTGGCCTCCTTCTGTCTCTGCTACCCCGACGACCTGGTCTCGGCCCGGCTCCCGGAGCTCGTGGCGATCATGGAATCCCAGCCGACCGGTCGCGGCAGGGATGCGCTGCTGGATTTCTTGCACGCATGGACCGCGATTGATCCCGATGAGCGTCGTCGTCGCTACGTCGATCTTTTCGATCTTGATCGTGGCCACGCGCTGTATCTGTCCTACTGGACCGATGGGGACACCCGACGGCGAGGGCAGGCGTTGGCGCGGTTCAAGGCGCAGTACCGCAGCAGTGGGTTCCTGCTCGCCGATGATCAAGAACTGCCGGACTTCCTGCCGATCGTCCTGGAGTACGCCGCCGTCGTCGATCCGCAGCAGGGCAGCCAGTTGCTCCAGGACTACCGGGCGTCCCTGGAGATGTTGCGGTTCGCACTGATCGACAGTGGATCGCCGTTCGCCCTGGTGGTGGCCGCGGTGTGTACGACGTTGCCGGGAGAGTCGCCGAGAAGCCGCGCCGAGGTGCAGCAGCTTGCTCCGCCGACGCCACCGGTCGAAACCGTCGGCCTGGAAAGTGTCGGACCGGTCAGTGTCGAGCTGGAGGCGTACTCGTGA
- the narI gene encoding respiratory nitrate reductase subunit gamma — MNLILWGILPYAMIVVLVGGTIWRYRYDKFGWTTRSSQLYESRLLRWGSPLFHFGILVVIIGHLAGLVIPESWTAAVGVTEHDYHLVALSLGALAGFCTLIGIGILIFRRRTTGPVFMATTKNDKTMYVVLVAALVFGLLTTLLYAGVGGGQTHNYRESVSPWFRSLFILQPKIDSMAASPLSFRVHTLIGMALFVIFPFTRLVHAFTVPVHYLFRPYIVYRSRDVGPSGSRAPRPGWAPVGTRDRDR; from the coding sequence GTGAATCTGATCTTGTGGGGCATCCTCCCGTACGCGATGATCGTCGTGCTGGTCGGCGGCACCATCTGGCGATACCGCTACGACAAGTTCGGTTGGACGACCCGATCGTCCCAGCTGTACGAATCCCGTTTGCTGCGCTGGGGTTCCCCGCTCTTCCACTTCGGCATCCTTGTTGTGATCATCGGCCACCTTGCCGGGCTCGTGATTCCCGAGTCGTGGACCGCGGCGGTTGGCGTCACCGAACACGACTACCACCTGGTGGCTCTCAGCCTGGGCGCGCTCGCCGGTTTCTGCACCTTGATTGGAATCGGCATCCTGATCTTCCGGCGGCGGACCACCGGGCCGGTCTTCATGGCGACAACCAAGAACGACAAGACGATGTACGTGGTCCTCGTCGCGGCGCTGGTCTTCGGACTGCTGACCACGCTGCTCTACGCCGGCGTCGGCGGCGGGCAGACGCACAACTATCGGGAGAGCGTCTCGCCCTGGTTCCGGTCACTGTTCATTCTGCAGCCCAAGATCGATTCGATGGCCGCCTCACCGCTGTCGTTCCGGGTCCACACCTTGATCGGAATGGCCCTCTTCGTGATCTTCCCGTTCACCCGATTGGTGCATGCCTTCACCGTGCCCGTGCACTATCTCTTCAGGCCGTACATCGTCTATCGGAGCAGGGACGTCGGTCCGTCGGGCAGCCGCGCTCCCCGACCGGGCTGGGCTCCGGTGGGGACCCGGGACCGGGATCGCTGA
- a CDS encoding NarK/NasA family nitrate transporter encodes MAEVSATETTTIAPRGQARNLAMATAAFAISFWGWNEIGPLGARYTDELGLSSTQKSLLVAIPVLVGSLGRIVSGALTDRYGGRLMFTVLLVISAPFAFLVGIAGAEHSYLWLLIIGFFLGIAGTTFAVGVPFVNAWFPPERRGSALGIFGAGMGGTALSAFFTPRFVGWFGYLPTHVIIAVALLVGAALCWLLMRNAPGWQPSRQPVVPKIAGALRLGVTWRMSFLYAIAFGGFVAFSTYLPTYIHDIYDFSLTKAGTRTAVFAIVAVIARPIGGALADRIGPRRVVAISLTGTAVMAVIVALQPPPDLASGSTFVALAFFLGLGTGGVFAWVALQAPPDRVGSITGVVGAMGGIGGFFPPLVMGATYHLVFPDYGLGLALLTLLAVGGLAFTLLTKSQPRAT; translated from the coding sequence ATGGCCGAAGTCAGCGCGACCGAGACCACGACGATCGCTCCCCGCGGACAGGCCCGCAACCTGGCGATGGCCACCGCCGCCTTCGCCATCAGCTTCTGGGGTTGGAATGAGATCGGGCCGCTCGGAGCCCGGTATACCGACGAGCTCGGGTTGAGCAGCACCCAGAAATCCCTGTTGGTCGCCATACCGGTGCTGGTGGGGTCGTTGGGGCGCATCGTCTCCGGTGCGCTGACCGACCGGTACGGCGGCCGGCTGATGTTCACCGTCCTGTTGGTGATCTCGGCACCCTTTGCGTTCCTGGTCGGGATCGCCGGTGCTGAGCACTCCTACCTGTGGTTGTTGATCATCGGGTTCTTCCTGGGCATTGCCGGCACCACGTTTGCCGTCGGTGTCCCGTTCGTCAACGCCTGGTTCCCGCCGGAACGACGCGGGTCGGCGCTTGGCATCTTCGGCGCCGGGATGGGTGGCACGGCGTTGTCGGCCTTCTTCACGCCGCGGTTCGTGGGCTGGTTCGGATATCTGCCGACACATGTGATCATCGCCGTGGCATTGCTGGTGGGTGCCGCGTTGTGCTGGCTGCTGATGCGGAATGCGCCGGGGTGGCAGCCCAGCCGCCAACCGGTGGTGCCCAAGATCGCCGGTGCGCTGCGGCTCGGCGTCACCTGGCGGATGTCCTTCCTGTACGCGATCGCGTTCGGCGGCTTCGTCGCCTTCTCCACCTATCTGCCGACCTACATCCACGACATCTACGACTTCAGCCTCACCAAGGCGGGGACGCGGACGGCCGTGTTCGCGATCGTCGCAGTCATCGCCAGACCGATCGGTGGCGCACTGGCCGACCGGATCGGGCCGCGACGGGTGGTGGCGATATCACTGACCGGCACCGCCGTCATGGCGGTCATCGTCGCGCTGCAACCGCCACCCGACCTCGCCTCCGGTTCGACCTTCGTCGCGTTGGCGTTCTTCCTGGGTCTTGGTACCGGCGGTGTCTTCGCCTGGGTCGCACTGCAGGCGCCGCCGGACCGGGTTGGCAGCATCACCGGCGTCGTGGGTGCGATGGGCGGCATCGGTGGCTTCTTCCCGCCGTTGGTGATGGGAGCGACCTACCATCTGGTGTTCCCTGACTACGGCCTCGGTCTTGCCCTGCTGACCCTGCTCGCCGTAGGCGGTCTGGCCTTCACCCTGCTCACCAAGAGCCAACCCCGCGCCACCTGA
- a CDS encoding L-rhamnose mutarotase — MQRVAQIIRLKPEAIEEYKRIHADVWPGVLAQIAESGIKNYSIFLREPENLLFAYFEYHGEDLAADMKRMADDPTTQDWWKITDPMQESLETTSDDQWWAPAEEVFHTE; from the coding sequence ATGCAGCGTGTTGCCCAGATCATCCGGCTCAAGCCGGAGGCGATCGAGGAATACAAGCGGATCCACGCCGACGTCTGGCCGGGCGTACTCGCCCAGATCGCCGAGTCGGGAATCAAGAACTATTCGATCTTTCTGCGCGAACCGGAGAATCTGCTTTTCGCGTACTTCGAATACCACGGCGAGGACCTGGCTGCCGATATGAAGCGGATGGCCGACGATCCGACCACCCAGGATTGGTGGAAGATCACCGACCCGATGCAGGAGTCGCTGGAGACGACCTCGGATGACCAGTGGTGGGCACCTGCCGAGGAGGTCTTCCACACCGAGTGA
- a CDS encoding glutaredoxin family protein yields MSEVRTGNGSDDARVVVMTRVGCHLCADAVAVIAAVCATTGDRYREIDVDSDPELARRYNDQVPVTFVDGRQHDFWRVDRDRLRAALTARS; encoded by the coding sequence ATGAGCGAAGTGCGCACCGGCAACGGCTCCGACGATGCGCGGGTCGTGGTGATGACGCGCGTCGGTTGCCATCTGTGTGCCGATGCGGTCGCGGTGATCGCCGCGGTGTGCGCGACGACCGGAGATCGCTATCGGGAGATCGACGTTGACTCCGATCCGGAACTGGCCCGGCGTTACAACGATCAGGTCCCGGTCACCTTTGTCGACGGCCGCCAGCATGATTTCTGGCGGGTCGACCGGGATCGTCTCCGCGCCGCATTGACCGCTCGCTCGTAA
- a CDS encoding HAD family phosphatase, with translation MTTPAPLIRPDAQAAAFFDLDNTVIQGASIFHLARGLYRRGFFPTRLILKGLWLQTWFRVVGRENPDHMQQARDSALNFIAGHTVEEMAAAGEEIYEESILPKIWPGTRALAQMHLDAGQQVWVVTAAPIELASIIANRLGLSGAVATVPETVNGVYTGHLVGELLHGPAKAEAVRALAVEHGFDLARCFAYSDSYNDLPMLSLVGHPCAVNPDRRLEHHAQEYDWQVREFRTHRRAVRLGLLGTASAGAAAGALAAGLSVRRMFKR, from the coding sequence ATGACGACGCCGGCGCCGCTGATCCGTCCGGATGCCCAGGCGGCGGCGTTCTTCGATCTCGACAACACCGTGATCCAGGGTGCGTCGATCTTCCATCTCGCCCGCGGCCTCTATCGTCGCGGCTTCTTTCCGACCCGGCTCATTCTCAAGGGACTGTGGCTGCAGACCTGGTTCCGCGTGGTGGGGCGGGAGAATCCCGATCACATGCAGCAAGCCCGTGATTCGGCGCTGAACTTCATCGCCGGTCACACCGTTGAGGAGATGGCCGCGGCCGGTGAGGAGATCTACGAGGAGTCGATCCTGCCGAAGATCTGGCCCGGCACCCGGGCACTGGCCCAGATGCACCTGGACGCCGGTCAGCAGGTCTGGGTGGTCACCGCGGCACCGATCGAACTGGCGTCGATCATCGCCAATCGGCTCGGGCTGAGCGGAGCAGTGGCGACCGTGCCGGAGACCGTCAACGGTGTCTACACCGGCCACTTGGTCGGAGAGCTGCTGCATGGTCCGGCAAAGGCCGAGGCCGTACGCGCTCTGGCCGTCGAACACGGATTCGATCTTGCTCGGTGCTTCGCCTACTCCGACTCGTACAACGATCTGCCGATGCTGTCGCTGGTCGGCCATCCCTGCGCGGTCAACCCGGACCGCCGGCTGGAGCACCATGCTCAGGAGTACGACTGGCAGGTCCGGGAGTTCCGCACCCATCGCCGGGCGGTACGCCTCGGGCTGCTCGGCACGGCATCGGCCGGCGCGGCCGCCGGCGCTCTGGCGGCGGGACTCAGCGTGCGCCGCATGTTCAAGCGCTGA
- a CDS encoding Ig-like domain repeat protein translates to MGPFSVVNPGQPCPTTAQTATLVVQGFEIDGNCQVNAAGNLDWESPAVGDQPVDRDGLGDGTQYASGSEGNWPNWTGAAGGGSASGQADINDVYAFATRDSVTNNIWEMFGFSRAASSGSIGYTLEVNQRPNRSTNPAIPDRTTGDWRFNLTQNGSRPLALANCQRWTSSGPSSGSWGAVSCPDNFFAATSTDGLFLEAAMNLTVLTGQVPGCDLIDKFSTINFRSRQSQQFDSSALKDYINPIEVEAPQDCLEREMTTTAADTTLGGDVTDTATLTATGGGPTPTGTVTFRLFGPSASAECSGDPVFTSDPIPLVDGEATSPPFTPAAAGNYHWVVLYSGEANYLGLTSACGETGETSTVARAAVTIVTAANDATLPDATISDSATESGVDGGPEPTGTLIFTAYGPTDSATAVCDAVAFTSDPVELEASATGIGQASASFHPTTAGTYYWRVSYSGDSNYSPLTTPCGDANERSVVSKASPIISTSATSAGPGQEISDTAVLSRIQSPIGGTVTFALYGPFPDSTGPDCSAANLAFQSTDRPLTEVNGGSAARATSEPFVVPMDALGMRYFWVASYTGDDNNDAVVSGCGANGETSLVRGTLPTITTTATDTITLGETIADAVQVAGPAGGPTPTGTVRFLAYPTDDTECVGNPLFESDAIDLVNGRATSEPFTPPAVGTYRWRVAYSGDDEFISLTSACNADGETSVVTKATPSISTQATSVQLGSSPSDTATDVGVTGVAGMPAPTGTVTFTAYGPSPTPDCTGQPAFDSGPMELRPGAARWSRSLRPRSHHRRERAATTGGSPTPATTTTRPFHRALAARPVRRPP, encoded by the coding sequence GTGGGGCCATTCTCCGTGGTCAATCCCGGCCAACCGTGCCCGACGACAGCCCAGACAGCCACGCTCGTCGTTCAAGGATTCGAGATCGACGGCAACTGCCAGGTCAACGCGGCCGGCAATCTGGACTGGGAGAGCCCCGCGGTCGGCGATCAGCCGGTGGACCGCGACGGCCTCGGCGACGGCACCCAGTACGCCAGCGGCAGTGAGGGCAACTGGCCCAACTGGACCGGCGCCGCGGGCGGGGGCAGCGCATCGGGGCAGGCAGACATCAACGACGTTTACGCGTTCGCGACCAGGGACTCGGTCACCAACAACATCTGGGAGATGTTCGGTTTCAGCCGCGCGGCCTCCAGCGGCTCCATCGGCTACACGCTCGAGGTGAACCAGCGACCCAATCGGTCGACGAACCCCGCCATACCGGACCGTACGACCGGCGACTGGCGGTTCAACCTGACGCAGAACGGCAGCCGGCCGCTGGCCCTTGCCAACTGCCAGCGCTGGACGTCCAGCGGGCCGTCGTCGGGATCCTGGGGCGCCGTCAGTTGCCCGGACAACTTCTTCGCCGCAACCAGCACCGACGGGTTGTTCCTCGAAGCCGCGATGAACCTGACGGTGCTGACGGGTCAGGTTCCCGGGTGCGACCTGATCGACAAGTTCAGCACCATCAACTTCCGCTCCCGGCAATCCCAGCAGTTCGACAGCTCGGCGCTGAAGGATTACATCAACCCGATCGAGGTGGAAGCCCCACAGGACTGCCTCGAACGAGAGATGACGACCACCGCCGCCGACACCACCCTCGGCGGGGACGTGACCGACACCGCGACGCTGACGGCAACCGGGGGCGGGCCGACTCCGACCGGGACAGTGACCTTCCGGCTGTTCGGCCCGTCCGCCTCGGCAGAGTGCAGCGGCGATCCCGTGTTCACCTCAGATCCGATTCCGCTCGTGGACGGCGAGGCCACCTCTCCGCCCTTCACACCGGCCGCGGCCGGGAACTACCACTGGGTGGTTTTGTACTCCGGTGAGGCGAACTACCTCGGTCTCACCAGCGCCTGCGGCGAGACGGGTGAAACATCGACCGTCGCGAGGGCAGCGGTCACCATCGTGACGGCGGCGAACGACGCCACGCTGCCCGACGCCACCATCTCCGACTCCGCGACCGAATCCGGGGTCGACGGCGGGCCGGAACCGACCGGCACGCTGATCTTCACCGCGTACGGGCCGACCGATTCCGCCACCGCGGTGTGCGACGCCGTCGCCTTCACCTCCGACCCCGTGGAGCTCGAAGCCAGCGCGACGGGCATCGGGCAAGCGTCGGCCTCGTTCCACCCGACAACGGCTGGTACCTACTATTGGCGGGTCTCGTACTCGGGAGATTCGAACTACTCCCCACTGACGACCCCGTGCGGCGACGCCAACGAGAGATCGGTGGTCAGCAAGGCATCGCCGATCATCTCAACGTCCGCCACGTCGGCCGGCCCGGGCCAAGAGATCTCCGACACTGCCGTCCTGTCCAGGATCCAATCCCCCATCGGCGGCACCGTCACCTTCGCCCTGTACGGCCCGTTCCCCGACTCCACGGGCCCCGACTGCAGCGCTGCCAACCTGGCGTTCCAGTCGACTGATCGGCCGCTCACCGAGGTCAACGGCGGATCGGCGGCACGTGCCACCTCCGAGCCCTTCGTCGTGCCGATGGATGCGCTGGGTATGCGCTACTTCTGGGTGGCGTCGTACACGGGTGACGACAACAACGACGCCGTCGTCAGTGGGTGCGGCGCCAACGGTGAGACATCGCTGGTCCGCGGGACCCTCCCGACGATCACCACAACCGCGACCGACACCATCACCCTCGGCGAAACGATCGCTGACGCCGTCCAGGTTGCCGGGCCGGCCGGCGGGCCGACGCCGACCGGCACCGTACGCTTCCTGGCCTACCCGACCGACGACACCGAGTGCGTGGGCAACCCGCTGTTCGAGTCGGACGCCATCGACCTGGTGAACGGGCGAGCGACGTCGGAGCCCTTCACCCCGCCCGCGGTGGGAACCTATCGATGGCGCGTCGCCTACTCCGGTGATGACGAATTCATCAGTCTGACCAGCGCCTGCAACGCCGACGGCGAGACGTCGGTGGTGACCAAAGCCACTCCGTCGATCTCCACCCAGGCGACCTCGGTGCAACTCGGCAGTTCACCAAGCGACACGGCGACCGATGTCGGCGTGACCGGAGTTGCCGGCATGCCCGCACCCACCGGCACCGTGACCTTCACGGCCTACGGGCCTTCACCGACCCCGGACTGCACCGGCCAACCCGCGTTCGATTCCGGGCCAATGGAACTCCGGCCCGGGGCCGCCCGGTGGAGTCGATCGCTACGGCCTCGTTCACACCACCGCCGCGAGCGGGCAGCTACTACTGGAGGGTCTCCTACTCCGGCGACGACAACTACACGGCCCTTCCACAGAGCCCTTGCGGCGAGGCCGGTGAGACGTCCACCGTGA
- a CDS encoding lysophospholipid acyltransferase family protein has protein sequence MADADVIPLDDHRDDHGGHHEDDHRDARVHEEYAGADHEGRSSEFSRLLADLIGAAQRLAAGLRAVPIEQLRAVADDPLREALGLASRWGVDWSGTTEELADYVRRRMSGDYAVDEFGFDPEFTTTIVLPALHRLARSWFRVEVQGAENIPTDGAALLVANHAGTLPIDALVLQTVIFDEVERHARNLGADLVFDTPYVGDFARKIGVTLACQEDAERLLGRGELVTVFPEGFKGLGKLYSERYKLQRFGRGGFVSAAVRARVPIVPTSIIGSEEIYPQVAQMPTLARILGVPYFPVTPLFPLLGVIGMIPLPSKWIIPLRRADRHRRTSPRGCRGSDGGVQRHRSGPGHRPAQPLRTAQPAARHLRLTPRLP, from the coding sequence ATGGCTGATGCGGATGTGATTCCGCTGGACGACCATCGTGATGATCATGGGGGCCATCATGAAGATGATCATCGCGATGCCCGTGTTCATGAGGAGTACGCAGGAGCTGATCATGAAGGCCGTTCGTCGGAGTTCTCGCGATTGCTGGCCGACCTGATCGGCGCGGCGCAGCGGCTTGCTGCCGGACTGCGCGCGGTGCCGATCGAGCAGCTGCGCGCCGTTGCGGACGACCCACTCCGCGAGGCCCTGGGGTTGGCATCCCGGTGGGGTGTCGACTGGTCCGGCACGACCGAGGAGCTTGCCGACTACGTGCGGCGTCGGATGTCCGGTGACTACGCCGTCGACGAGTTCGGTTTCGATCCGGAGTTCACCACGACAATCGTGTTGCCGGCGCTGCACCGGCTGGCGCGGAGCTGGTTCCGCGTCGAGGTGCAGGGCGCGGAGAACATTCCGACCGATGGCGCGGCACTGCTCGTCGCCAACCACGCCGGAACGCTGCCGATCGACGCCCTCGTCCTTCAGACGGTGATCTTCGACGAGGTCGAGCGGCACGCCCGCAACCTCGGTGCCGACCTGGTGTTCGACACGCCGTACGTCGGCGACTTCGCGCGCAAGATCGGCGTAACGCTCGCCTGCCAGGAGGATGCGGAGCGGCTGTTGGGCCGCGGCGAGCTGGTGACCGTCTTTCCCGAGGGCTTCAAAGGGCTGGGCAAGCTGTACTCCGAGCGCTACAAGCTGCAGCGGTTCGGACGCGGCGGATTCGTGTCGGCAGCGGTTCGCGCCCGCGTGCCGATCGTCCCGACCTCGATCATCGGGTCGGAGGAGATCTATCCGCAGGTCGCGCAGATGCCGACCCTGGCACGGATCCTCGGGGTGCCGTACTTCCCGGTGACTCCGCTCTTCCCCTTGCTGGGTGTGATCGGGATGATCCCCTTGCCGAGCAAGTGGATCATCCCGCTTCGGCGAGCAGATCGCCACCGACGAACTTCCCCAAGGGGCTGCCGAGGATCCGATGGTGGTGTTCAACGTCACCGATCAGGTCCGGGACACCGTCCAGCACAGCCTTTACGAACTGCTCAACCAGCGGCGCGGCATCTTCGGCTGACCCCCCGACTGCCGTGA
- a CDS encoding NAD-dependent epimerase/dehydratase family protein, whose translation MRVILITGVARPLGARFARSLAADDDLEVIGVDVLPPKYDIGRARYVRADIRSAAIGRLIAGSGVETVVHLGMVSSPTGAGGRSMMKEINVIGTMQLLAACQTSTSVRRLIARSSAAVYGASPRDPARFTEDMAARIEPRSGFGKDAREMESYVDGLARRRPDLVVTTLRFADVIGAHADSALARYLSLRLVPTVMGYDARLQFLHPVDAVTALDLVSHTDLPGTFNVAAPDVITLHQALAVLDRPAIPMPAQIAPSVALLGRHSGWADMTADRIDAVTYGRSMDISRFVAATGFSPAYSTRRALEDFAAGLRPGRLRVPRAGELVRRIAETARPRVERSSGGSHG comes from the coding sequence GTGCGGGTCATTCTGATCACCGGTGTTGCGCGGCCGCTGGGCGCCCGTTTCGCCCGATCGCTTGCCGCCGATGACGACCTCGAAGTCATCGGCGTCGATGTGCTGCCGCCCAAGTACGACATCGGCCGGGCCAGATATGTCCGGGCCGACATCCGCAGCGCTGCCATCGGCAGACTGATCGCCGGGTCCGGGGTGGAGACGGTCGTGCACCTGGGGATGGTCTCCTCGCCGACCGGCGCCGGCGGCCGGTCGATGATGAAGGAGATCAATGTCATCGGCACGATGCAGTTGCTGGCCGCCTGCCAGACGTCGACATCCGTACGGCGGCTGATCGCGCGCTCGTCGGCTGCCGTCTACGGCGCCTCGCCGAGGGACCCCGCCCGGTTCACCGAGGACATGGCCGCCCGGATCGAGCCGCGATCCGGATTCGGCAAGGACGCCAGGGAGATGGAGAGCTACGTCGACGGTCTGGCCCGCCGTCGTCCCGATCTCGTCGTCACGACCCTGCGGTTCGCCGACGTGATCGGCGCCCATGCCGATTCCGCGCTGGCCCGGTATCTGTCGCTACGTCTGGTCCCCACTGTGATGGGCTACGACGCCCGCCTGCAATTCCTGCATCCGGTCGACGCGGTCACCGCCCTCGATCTGGTCAGCCACACCGACCTTCCGGGCACGTTCAACGTGGCCGCGCCGGACGTCATCACCCTGCATCAGGCCTTGGCCGTCCTGGACCGGCCGGCGATCCCGATGCCTGCCCAGATTGCGCCATCGGTGGCCCTGCTCGGTCGGCACAGCGGCTGGGCCGACATGACCGCCGATCGGATTGACGCAGTGACCTATGGTCGCAGTATGGACATCAGCCGGTTCGTCGCGGCCACCGGATTCAGTCCGGCGTACTCCACCCGGCGCGCACTCGAGGACTTCGCCGCGGGCCTTCGGCCGGGCAGGCTCCGCGTTCCGCGGGCCGGTGAACTGGTGCGGCGGATCGCCGAAACTGCGCGGCCGAGGGTGGAGCGATCCTCCGGAGGCAGCCATGGCTGA
- a CDS encoding 30S ribosomal protein bS22, whose protein sequence is MGSVIKKRRKRMAKKKHRKLLKRTRIQRRRAGK, encoded by the coding sequence GTGGGTTCGGTTATCAAGAAGCGCCGGAAGCGGATGGCGAAGAAGAAGCACCGCAAGCTGCTGAAGCGCACACGCATCCAGCGCCGCCGCGCCGGCAAGTAG